One Desulfosoma caldarium DNA segment encodes these proteins:
- a CDS encoding PAS domain S-box protein, with protein MEVVPAIADDSEDAHLYRFARETVLVNWGVLLAANGHAIQNIVELNGKRIAVRSDDIYASALEKMLNRFQLQVEFLKASSYDAVRSMVERGDADMGLTDRIYATYAQNHRPVTATPIVVHPVELKFATSLKAPPELAETIDEHLRAWKADENSPFHQAMVRWLFITKKSPRHGILPPFFYAILAGVVILTTIIFLLRSQLRQKIQPIQDLRDQLHAVTTPRRAAEAALAEVEHWYRAIFETAGDALMILDERGIILECNPAACRLFKASEEQILGKTPMDLSPEVQPDGSLSHEKGAVFLDSTLAGCPQHFEWDHETFDGQVIKAEVQMNLTFQAGQARVLACVRDVSHKAALEMEREKQRDFLRTLLDGIPGALFVIDLQGRVIFWNKLCETLTGLPQEQVLNRPLNLKPLFKGRDLPVPALLLLEMTPEEFLQRYPHWKAQPMPFHSDGIQLTGEIVVQGQERYVDIGAARLRDRRGELLGIVQCARDITQEVQIQKQMLHSQKMEAVGKLSAGIAHDFNNILTIILGCCDLLLTKSDLDSTAKKRVDEIEKAAERASNLTRQLLVFSRKQVMQPVPLDFNKLIEDLCPILRRAVGEDIEIRQSLGKDLWPVMADPVFLEQTMLNLVINARDAMASGGRITIETWNEPVVEARDAGLFVIQPGEYVCLRVRDTGHGIPPEIQQRIFEPFFTTKSEGRGTGLGLATVYGIVKQLGGYIVVDSAVGQGAAFQIFLPRSKAQQQTTSSSSAQVFDLPQGLGTILVVEDEEALRAMVQEVLTENGYHVLTASHGAEALEVLEQASKVDLVLTDVVMPEMNGVALARHLAKKAPGVPILFISGYTDDQLAYRGILLPDVHLLAKPFSPQKLLQTVGRVLHRKSRLSSHEANDQGRPHEGAA; from the coding sequence GTGGAGGTGGTTCCGGCCATTGCGGACGATTCAGAAGACGCCCACTTGTACCGATTCGCTCGAGAAACCGTCTTGGTGAATTGGGGCGTCCTCCTTGCCGCCAATGGGCATGCCATCCAAAACATCGTGGAACTGAACGGGAAGCGGATCGCTGTGCGGAGCGACGACATCTATGCTTCCGCGTTGGAGAAAATGCTGAACCGGTTTCAGCTTCAGGTGGAATTCCTAAAGGCCTCCTCTTACGATGCGGTGCGCTCCATGGTGGAACGCGGCGATGCGGACATGGGGCTTACTGACAGAATCTACGCCACGTATGCCCAAAACCACCGCCCGGTGACGGCCACGCCCATCGTGGTGCACCCGGTCGAGCTCAAATTTGCCACATCGCTCAAGGCGCCGCCTGAGCTTGCCGAGACCATTGACGAGCATCTTAGAGCTTGGAAAGCCGACGAGAACTCCCCTTTTCACCAGGCCATGGTTCGTTGGTTGTTTATAACGAAAAAATCCCCTCGACACGGAATCCTACCACCCTTTTTCTATGCAATCCTCGCGGGCGTCGTGATTCTTACGACCATCATCTTTTTGCTTCGGTCCCAACTTCGCCAAAAGATTCAGCCCATTCAAGATCTTCGTGATCAGCTTCATGCCGTGACCACACCACGGCGCGCCGCGGAAGCTGCCCTCGCCGAAGTCGAACACTGGTATCGTGCTATTTTCGAAACAGCGGGTGATGCTTTGATGATTCTTGATGAAAGAGGAATCATTTTGGAATGCAATCCTGCCGCATGCCGTTTGTTCAAAGCCTCGGAAGAGCAGATTCTGGGCAAAACCCCCATGGATCTTTCGCCGGAAGTCCAACCGGACGGCAGTTTGTCCCATGAAAAGGGTGCGGTTTTTCTTGATTCCACTCTGGCGGGGTGTCCTCAACACTTTGAATGGGATCACGAAACCTTTGATGGCCAAGTCATCAAAGCGGAAGTACAGATGAACCTCACGTTTCAAGCAGGCCAGGCGCGCGTTTTGGCCTGTGTGCGCGATGTTTCTCATAAGGCGGCTCTCGAAATGGAGCGGGAAAAGCAGCGCGATTTCCTTCGAACGTTGCTGGACGGAATCCCCGGCGCCCTTTTCGTCATCGATTTACAAGGGCGTGTCATTTTCTGGAACAAATTGTGCGAGACACTTACCGGTCTTCCGCAGGAGCAAGTTCTCAACCGACCTTTGAACCTCAAGCCCCTTTTTAAAGGAAGAGATCTACCTGTGCCCGCTTTGCTTCTTTTAGAAATGACGCCGGAGGAGTTTCTTCAAAGATATCCCCATTGGAAGGCCCAGCCTATGCCTTTTCATTCCGATGGTATACAACTGACCGGAGAAATCGTCGTGCAAGGTCAAGAGCGTTACGTGGACATTGGGGCCGCGAGACTGAGAGATCGGCGCGGGGAGTTGTTGGGCATTGTGCAATGTGCAAGGGATATCACTCAGGAAGTCCAGATACAGAAGCAGATGCTGCATTCCCAAAAGATGGAAGCGGTGGGGAAGTTGTCCGCCGGTATCGCCCATGACTTCAATAACATTTTGACGATCATCTTGGGATGCTGTGACCTCTTGCTCACAAAATCGGACTTGGACTCGACGGCCAAAAAGCGTGTCGACGAAATCGAAAAGGCGGCCGAACGGGCCTCGAACCTGACCAGGCAGCTTTTGGTTTTCAGTCGAAAACAGGTCATGCAGCCGGTGCCCCTTGACTTCAACAAGCTCATCGAGGACCTCTGCCCTATTCTTCGCCGGGCCGTGGGTGAAGATATTGAAATCAGGCAAAGCTTGGGAAAAGATTTGTGGCCCGTGATGGCGGATCCGGTTTTTTTGGAACAAACGATGTTAAACCTTGTCATCAACGCCAGGGATGCCATGGCTTCTGGAGGGCGCATCACCATTGAAACGTGGAACGAGCCGGTCGTCGAAGCTCGCGATGCGGGTCTTTTTGTCATTCAACCGGGAGAATATGTCTGCCTTCGTGTGCGCGACACGGGCCATGGAATCCCCCCGGAAATCCAACAGAGGATTTTTGAACCCTTTTTTACGACGAAATCCGAAGGCCGAGGCACCGGCCTTGGACTCGCTACCGTCTACGGCATCGTGAAACAGCTCGGAGGCTATATTGTGGTGGACAGCGCCGTGGGACAAGGGGCAGCATTTCAGATCTTTCTTCCTCGAAGCAAGGCCCAGCAACAGACCACCTCGAGCTCTTCAGCTCAGGTTTTCGACCTTCCCCAAGGTTTAGGAACCATCTTGGTTGTGGAGGATGAAGAGGCTTTGCGGGCAATGGTTCAGGAGGTATTAACGGAAAACGGGTATCATGTGCTCACGGCGAGTCACGGTGCGGAAGCCCTGGAAGTCTTGGAACAAGCATCCAAAGTGGATCTGGTGTTGACGGATGTGGTTATGCCCGAAATGAACGGCGTCGCTCTGGCCCGCCACCTTGCGAAGAAAGCTCCCGGGGTGCCGATTCTCTTCATTTCCGGGTACACGGACGATCAGCTGGCATACCGAGGCATCCTGCTGCCCGATGTGCACCTTCTGGCGAAACCCTTTAGCCCCCAAAAACTCCTTCAGACGGTGGGCCGCGTGCTCCACCGAAAATCCCGCTTATCTTCTCATGAGGCCAATGATCAAGGCCGCCCCCATGAAGGAGCGGCCTGA
- the cutA gene encoding divalent-cation tolerance protein CutA — MASDVWITFITVGNADQAYNIAKTVVEENLAACVNILPAVRSIYRWKGELCDDAECLLMAKTTPDVFPLLKARVKALHSYEVPEIIAVPVQDGHEPYLEWVKKETQPPSR, encoded by the coding sequence ATGGCAAGCGACGTCTGGATCACCTTCATCACCGTGGGCAACGCCGATCAGGCGTACAACATTGCCAAGACGGTGGTGGAAGAAAACTTGGCCGCCTGCGTGAACATTCTTCCCGCCGTTCGTTCCATCTACCGGTGGAAAGGGGAACTGTGCGACGATGCGGAATGCCTTCTTATGGCCAAAACCACGCCGGATGTTTTCCCCTTGTTAAAAGCCCGTGTCAAGGCCTTACACAGCTATGAAGTTCCGGAAATCATCGCGGTGCCCGTCCAGGACGGCCATGAGCCGTACCTGGAATGGGTGAAGAAGGAGACGCAACCACCTTCTCGGTAA
- the uvrC gene encoding excinuclease ABC subunit UvrC — MLIETNEEPEQRKESLGVHRPTQDFQEGSMEEGSFIEAESAAGLGHEAVAKADALVNAAQALHVEVPRLPHEPGVYLFKDDQGHVLYVGKARDLRKRVASYLRSTDTLPVKTRALLKNASHVEFVVTGNEKEALLLESSLIKRYRPRYNVVLRDDKNYPALRLDPREPYPRLSVVRRFEKDGALYFGPYHAAHALRETLKVLHKVFPLRLCKSSKLIPRDRPCLNHSLGRCLGACAGKVSQEEYRRMVDEVILFLQGKTHKLQRLLKERMHQAAEALDFERAAFYRDRLQSIEELQESQHIVSSRLVDQDVLGCVHEDDRWTVVVLFVRRGAMVGQRTYRLQEISGDLPEVLASFVQQFYGPGRWIPDEIIVPMELDGQEALEEWLSEVRGKRVRLWAAQRGLRRALLDMAHKNALEQHRSHAEGGEPLDAILQKIMEIFQLPRLPRVIVCVDISNMTGRHAVGSAVTFVDGRPRPSLYRRFAIRSFSQPDDPGMMAETVERLLASRRRGAATIDLLVLDGGKSQLHRIAQLLENMGLRETLPILALAKEKDKDVGPEGRGFYEKVYVPGRKNPVFLSRHPEVLHFFQRLRDEAHRFAIGGYKHRHRKELLASALDDVKGLGRKRKQALLAHFGDVESLRRATLEDLKHVPGLPEPVARNIVEHFRKHSDPKGA; from the coding sequence GTGCTGATTGAAACGAACGAAGAACCGGAACAGAGAAAAGAAAGCCTGGGTGTGCACAGGCCGACGCAGGATTTCCAAGAAGGGAGCATGGAGGAAGGATCTTTCATCGAAGCCGAGAGTGCCGCCGGCCTGGGCCATGAAGCCGTTGCTAAAGCCGATGCTCTGGTGAACGCTGCCCAAGCATTGCACGTGGAGGTCCCACGGCTGCCCCATGAGCCCGGTGTCTACCTGTTTAAGGACGACCAGGGACACGTTCTTTACGTGGGCAAGGCACGCGATTTGCGAAAGCGCGTGGCGAGCTATCTGCGCAGCACCGACACCCTCCCCGTGAAAACGCGGGCCTTGTTGAAAAACGCGTCCCATGTGGAATTCGTTGTCACCGGAAACGAAAAAGAAGCGCTCCTTTTGGAATCCAGTCTAATCAAGCGGTACCGGCCTCGATACAACGTGGTCCTGCGGGATGACAAGAACTACCCGGCCTTGAGGTTGGATCCCCGAGAACCCTATCCGCGCTTGTCCGTGGTGCGCCGTTTTGAAAAGGACGGCGCACTCTATTTCGGCCCCTACCATGCCGCGCACGCCTTGCGGGAGACCCTCAAGGTGCTGCACAAAGTTTTTCCTTTGCGCTTGTGCAAGTCTTCCAAGCTCATCCCTCGAGATCGCCCCTGCCTCAACCACTCCCTGGGGCGATGCCTGGGCGCCTGTGCCGGTAAAGTGTCTCAGGAAGAGTACCGGCGCATGGTGGATGAAGTCATTTTATTTCTTCAAGGCAAAACGCACAAACTGCAAAGGCTGCTCAAGGAACGAATGCACCAGGCCGCCGAAGCGCTGGATTTTGAAAGAGCGGCCTTTTATCGAGACCGCCTGCAGTCCATCGAAGAACTTCAGGAATCACAGCATATTGTTTCCAGCCGCCTGGTGGATCAGGACGTGCTGGGATGCGTTCACGAAGACGACCGATGGACCGTGGTGGTGCTGTTTGTGCGCCGTGGCGCCATGGTGGGCCAGAGGACGTATCGTCTGCAGGAGATTTCCGGGGATTTACCCGAGGTTCTCGCTTCTTTCGTGCAACAGTTCTACGGCCCAGGCCGCTGGATTCCCGATGAAATTATCGTTCCCATGGAGCTGGACGGTCAGGAAGCCCTTGAGGAATGGCTCTCGGAGGTTCGGGGAAAACGCGTGCGGCTGTGGGCTGCGCAGCGGGGTTTACGCCGAGCCTTGCTGGATATGGCCCACAAAAACGCGCTGGAACAGCATCGAAGCCACGCAGAAGGGGGTGAGCCGCTCGACGCGATTCTGCAAAAGATCATGGAAATTTTTCAGTTGCCTCGCCTCCCCCGCGTCATTGTGTGTGTGGACATTTCCAACATGACGGGCCGCCATGCGGTGGGATCGGCGGTCACGTTCGTGGATGGACGGCCTCGACCTTCTCTTTATCGCCGTTTTGCCATACGGAGCTTTTCCCAACCCGATGACCCGGGCATGATGGCGGAAACCGTGGAACGGCTCCTGGCTTCACGCCGTCGTGGGGCGGCCACCATAGATCTTCTGGTTCTGGACGGCGGGAAGAGCCAGCTTCATCGCATTGCTCAGCTTCTGGAAAACATGGGGCTTCGCGAAACGTTGCCGATTCTGGCCCTGGCCAAGGAAAAGGATAAGGACGTGGGGCCCGAAGGCCGTGGGTTTTATGAAAAGGTGTATGTTCCGGGGCGAAAAAATCCCGTGTTTTTGTCTCGCCATCCCGAAGTGCTTCACTTTTTTCAGCGCCTGCGCGATGAAGCGCATCGGTTCGCCATCGGCGGCTACAAGCATCGGCATCGCAAGGAACTACTGGCCTCCGCGCTGGACGATGTCAAGGGTTTGGGACGAAAGCGCAAACAGGCGCTTTTAGCCCATTTTGGTGACGTGGAGAGCCTGCGCCGAGCCACTTTGGAAGACCTTAAGCATGTTCCCGGCCTTCCTGAGCCCGTCGCTCGAAACATCGTCGAACATTTCAGGAAACACTCTGACCCCAAAGGGGCCTGA
- a CDS encoding DUF721 domain-containing protein, whose protein sequence is MPKDLQKRTSNPQAVPLGQFIKEVLAQQPSFASKPLGEWKDLVGESVARHCAPRSLKNGRLVVVARDSVWKHHLELNKEALVRRINERWGRRVVAEIRVRVGEIEEVSAILDANYKRLQKIKPKKAPKRKKKPLLRKLTDAEKEFIASLKDKDLQKMATKLLRLTHEEPTEFLKSSP, encoded by the coding sequence ATGCCGAAAGACCTACAGAAAAGAACGTCAAACCCTCAAGCCGTTCCTCTGGGGCAGTTCATCAAAGAGGTGCTGGCTCAGCAGCCGTCCTTTGCATCCAAGCCCCTTGGAGAATGGAAAGACCTGGTGGGGGAGAGCGTGGCGCGCCACTGTGCGCCTCGATCCCTGAAAAACGGACGCCTCGTCGTCGTGGCACGGGACAGTGTTTGGAAACACCACTTGGAACTGAACAAGGAAGCCCTTGTGCGACGCATCAACGAACGGTGGGGGCGTCGCGTCGTCGCAGAGATTCGCGTTCGCGTCGGCGAAATCGAAGAGGTTTCCGCGATCCTGGACGCCAATTACAAAAGGCTGCAAAAAATAAAACCCAAAAAGGCTCCGAAAAGAAAGAAAAAACCACTCTTGAGGAAACTCACAGACGCCGAAAAGGAATTCATTGCCTCACTTAAAGACAAGGACTTGCAGAAAATGGCGACAAAGCTTTTGCGGCTCACACATGAAGAGCCAACGGAATTTTTAAAAAGCAGCCCCTAG
- a CDS encoding DUF6485 family protein, with amino-acid sequence MECRKEKNLDVCPCTYEPCAKKGLCCECLQYHLKSRQLPGCCFPKDAERTYDRSFEHFARLVREKRI; translated from the coding sequence ATGGAATGTCGCAAGGAAAAGAATCTGGATGTGTGTCCGTGCACTTACGAGCCCTGTGCCAAGAAGGGCCTCTGTTGTGAATGTCTTCAGTATCACTTGAAAAGTCGGCAGCTTCCCGGCTGCTGCTTTCCCAAGGACGCGGAACGTACCTACGATCGATCCTTTGAGCACTTTGCCCGTTTGGTGCGGGAAAAAAGGATCTGA
- a CDS encoding HAD family hydrolase, with product MPQGTVDLKAVIFDFDGVLVDSEPLHYQAFCDVLTPMGLAHSYDVYLERYIGFDDRDALRAIFQDAGRPLTPELFEHLLQAKEAAFQRIVSHGVVPFAGARELVKELYEARLPLAIASGAKTTEICLILRTLNLLEAFSVIVSADDVQAGKPHPETYQRAVEALYAAHPALGHDATSNGASPRGVVVVEDTPAGIQAARAAGLFVVAVAHTYPAGELHQAQWTVPRLSDLSLDRLRHVLKTHAPSPLS from the coding sequence ATGCCCCAGGGCACGGTGGACCTCAAAGCGGTTATTTTCGATTTCGACGGCGTACTTGTTGATTCGGAACCCCTTCATTACCAAGCCTTTTGCGACGTTTTGACTCCCATGGGTTTGGCGCACTCCTACGACGTCTACCTCGAGCGTTACATTGGATTTGATGATCGGGATGCCCTGCGCGCCATCTTTCAGGATGCCGGTCGGCCTCTAACTCCCGAACTTTTTGAACACCTGCTGCAAGCGAAAGAAGCCGCCTTTCAAAGAATCGTCTCGCATGGTGTGGTGCCCTTTGCCGGAGCCAGGGAACTCGTCAAAGAGCTTTACGAAGCTCGCCTGCCCTTGGCCATTGCTTCGGGAGCCAAAACCACAGAGATTTGCCTTATTCTCCGCACCCTGAACCTGCTGGAGGCCTTTTCCGTCATTGTGTCGGCCGATGATGTCCAGGCGGGAAAACCGCATCCAGAAACGTACCAACGGGCCGTTGAGGCGCTTTATGCGGCCCACCCTGCCCTTGGCCACGACGCCACATCCAACGGAGCCTCCCCTCGAGGTGTTGTGGTGGTGGAGGACACGCCCGCAGGGATTCAGGCGGCTCGAGCCGCCGGCCTTTTCGTGGTGGCCGTGGCCCACACCTATCCTGCGGGCGAGCTTCATCAGGCCCAGTGGACGGTGCCTCGCCTTTCGGACCTTTCCCTGGACCGCCTTCGCCATGTTCTGAAGACCCACGCACCGTCGCCCCTTTCATGA
- a CDS encoding Ntn hydrolase family protein codes for MSQIIACQTKEGIVLAVDAKAVDVDTQGNVIHSTVEWLHPLGPRAAVAAGGAPEGAEMARLLSRFVADEKLEDIADIYPAALSFLASQFNEFRRKMCRVVPLDPIHQVYFLLAGVSAQDPENPQKLYLVWTKKKQPQLDGEEIRHAFTVPRRMALEYRLSQMAQRGATVQDVLTEVRAAMESLTWYKEEVGPPYRFAVLSKEGFREVPPS; via the coding sequence ATGTCTCAGATCATAGCCTGCCAGACCAAGGAAGGGATTGTTCTCGCCGTGGATGCCAAAGCCGTGGACGTGGACACTCAAGGAAACGTGATCCATAGCACGGTGGAATGGCTTCATCCTTTGGGCCCTCGGGCGGCTGTGGCCGCCGGCGGGGCTCCAGAAGGCGCGGAAATGGCTCGATTACTGAGCCGCTTTGTGGCCGACGAAAAACTTGAGGACATTGCCGACATCTACCCTGCGGCTCTTTCTTTTCTTGCCTCACAATTCAATGAATTCCGGCGCAAGATGTGCCGCGTGGTTCCCCTGGATCCCATACATCAGGTCTACTTCCTCTTGGCCGGTGTTTCAGCCCAGGACCCGGAAAACCCTCAAAAACTGTATCTCGTCTGGACTAAGAAAAAACAGCCTCAGTTGGACGGCGAAGAAATTCGCCATGCCTTTACGGTGCCTCGGCGCATGGCCTTGGAATACCGCCTCAGCCAAATGGCACAACGAGGCGCCACGGTGCAGGACGTGCTCACCGAAGTGCGTGCGGCCATGGAATCGCTCACCTGGTACAAGGAAGAAGTGGGCCCGCCGTACCGATTCGCTGTGCTCTCCAAGGAAGGCTTTCGGGAGGTGCCGCCGTCCTGA